One window of Leptospira wolbachii serovar Codice str. CDC genomic DNA carries:
- a CDS encoding MarR family winged helix-turn-helix transcriptional regulator, producing the protein MTRELPKRFRSVRYFDRISSEIAEIVRLEMEKLGYPGLTTSHFEILTFLLRSSVPINMTQVAKTIEKTKPTCTVLVNRLVKEGLVERNPSPSDGREWALLLSKDGKKIRQKIVTISAKLLSLQTWGISKENEDILYPILDQIYKHIRKKKES; encoded by the coding sequence ATGACTAGAGAACTTCCTAAACGTTTTCGCTCGGTTCGCTACTTTGATCGGATCAGTTCTGAAATCGCAGAAATTGTACGTTTGGAGATGGAAAAGTTAGGTTACCCTGGCCTTACTACATCACATTTTGAAATCCTAACCTTTCTTTTGCGAAGTTCTGTTCCTATCAATATGACGCAAGTTGCTAAAACCATTGAAAAAACAAAGCCAACGTGCACCGTACTCGTAAATCGTTTGGTAAAGGAAGGTCTTGTGGAACGAAATCCTTCTCCGAGCGATGGAAGGGAATGGGCTCTTTTGTTATCAAAGGACGGAAAAAAAATTCGCCAAAAAATAGTTACAATTTCGGCAAAACTTCTGTCCTTACAAACCTGGGGAATCTCTAAAGAAAACGAGGATATTTTGTATCCTATCCTCGATCAAATTTACAAACACATACGTAAGAAAAAAGAAAGCTAA